The nucleotide sequence catcttcctcttcatcttcttcctctcCTTCCCCCACCCTGGCTCGCTCGTGAGATGGCCCGGGGCTGTGACCGACTTGGAGTTGTGAGAAGGCGTCCTCCAGAGAggtgctgccgccgccgccaggtTGAGCGCCTAGGGAAGTTGGAGGTCTCGCcacgggcggcggcggcgtcgtcGTAGAAGGGACGGCGGCGCCCTGCTGCTGCGACCCCGCCGCCGCGGTATCGGCTCCGTCGGCAGAGTTTTCTCTACCCGCTGCCCCGATCGCTCCGGCGACTGCCTCAGTGTCCAAGCGTAGTCCGGCAACTCCCTTCTTGGGAATGTCCAACACATCCCGCTTGATCTTGCGTCTCCGCCCGTGCTCGTTGCGCCTATACTGCACCATGTTCTCCAAGTCGGCCACGTACAAAAAGCCGGCGATGAGCATCTCCGCCGTCTTTTTGCCCCTGGAGAAAGCGTCCTCCAGCTCGCGGCTGGTTCGCACGTCGTACTGCCACCAACCGTTGCGGCCCTCGTAATACCAGGCGTGATCGCTCACTTCCCCGCCCCGGCCGCCCGCCGACGCTTTCAGCTCCTCCGGGGAGAGGAGCGTGGGCCTTTCCAAGAAGTCGTCGGGCACTTCCTGTCTGCAGAGGGCGCAGCGCTTGCTTTGCCAGGATGCGCCCTTCACGCAGAGGAAGCAAAAGATATGGTGGCAAGGCAGTTGCACCGGGTGGACGCAGCTCTGTAGACAGATGGCACACTCGGGTACAGCCAGGGCTGGC is from Stigmatopora argus isolate UIUO_Sarg chromosome 4, RoL_Sarg_1.0, whole genome shotgun sequence and encodes:
- the rnf146 gene encoding E3 ubiquitin-protein ligase rnf146; protein product: MLRMASCGEVDHSVSSLPPSKKGSGSSNGAGGSGNSSESPCSGSSSATPALAVPECAICLQSCVHPVQLPCHHIFCFLCVKGASWQSKRCALCRQEVPDDFLERPTLLSPEELKASAGGRGGEVSDHAWYYEGRNGWWQYDVRTSRELEDAFSRGKKTAEMLIAGFLYVADLENMVQYRRNEHGRRRKIKRDVLDIPKKGVAGLRLDTEAVAGAIGAAGRENSADGADTAAAGSQQQGAAVPSTTTPPPPVARPPTSLGAQPGGGGSTSLEDAFSQLQVGHSPGPSHERARVGEGEEEDEEEDASPSRSSDHHTSVDDSGSGDWSDDEDEEERNQGEEGGDVEAWELRPQRQRLNPEDRALPGAESTSPPSSSASGRSRMPDGQCTVTEV